ATTGGCAAGAATATAAGGGCTTGTGCAATAAAAAAGGCGTGATGATACGCCTTTTTATTTTGGTTTTTTGGTAGGCAGATTGCACCTAACCAGCTTGATATTTACCACGGGTTTGTAGGGGTGTGCTGAGCACACCCTTTGACGACAGTACCGTGCAAGGCGTGCACAGCACGCCCCTACACCCAAACGTCATTGCGTTTGTAGTATTTTAAAATTTCTTGGGTGCGTCATTCATGGGTAACACCATCCACAGAGCCATGCTCTAACAGCCTTGACCCTATCCAATGCCGACTAAACTGATATGCCACCCGCCCCGAGCGACCACCCCGAGTGCTTGCCCATTTTAGGGCTTCACCACGTACCATCTCATCAAATGCCATGTCCTCCCGTGCCAAATAATACGCCACAATATCCAGATACGTCTCTTGATTCATGGGCGAGAACGATATCCACAGCCCAAAGCGGTCTGAGAGCGAGACGGTCTCATCGATGGTCTCATAGGGATTGACTTCATCGGTTTGACCGTTATAAATACTAACGTTGTCTTTCATGAGCTGTGGTAATAGATGACGGCGGTTACTGGTGGCATAGATGAGTAGGCGGTCTTGTTCGCTGTCTAACGCCCCATCCAGCACGCTTTTTAGGGTGCGGCAATTTTCATCATGCCCATTAAATGCCAAATCATCGCAGTAGATGATATAACGGCAGTGGTTGTCGCTTGCTTTGATGGCGTGGCGGATTTTGTCAAGCATTTGCAAATCATCTCGGGCGACTTCTATCACTCGCAGACCGTCTTGATGATGGGCGTGAAGTAAGGCACGCACAAGGCTTGATTTACCCGCCCCACGAGTGCCAGTCATGAGAACGTGGTTGGCAGGCAGGTTTGCCAAAAACTGGCGGGTGTTTTGAATGATTTTGTCTTTTTGGGTGTCAATGCCGTGCAAATCGTCCAAAGTGATGGCAAGGTGAACATCAACAGGGACGAGTGTGCCACGCTGACCGCCAACCCAGCGATAGGCAAGGACATCGGGGTCTAGGTGGATGGATTGGGTGGTGCGTTCGCTTAAAAATTGATTGGCTTTTTGCAAAAAGTCTGCACCAAGGGCAAGCAGTTCGTTAGGTAGGTTCATACAGGATTGGTGGGGTTAAAGTGTCTCATTAATGTAGCATAAAACACCCAAAAATAAAACCACTTCGTGTGGTGGTCGATGAGTGCGGGTGTTGCAAAAAGATTATTGAGCCATGCGAATGCCGATGTCTGTTCGACCATGCTTTTGCAAAGTATCACGTTTGGCAGTGCTCTCTTTGTGTTACACTCAATAAACTTTAAAATTGCTACAAACGCAATGATGCTTGGATGTAGGGGCGTGCTGTGCACGCTTTGCACGGTACTGTCATCAAAGGGTGTACTCAGCACACCCCTACAAACCCGTGGTAAATATCAACTGGGTGTATAATCCAAGTATCACATAAAGGCAAACATGCCCAAATCAACCATGCTACCCAACACCAGACAAGGACACAACCATGACCCATGCATTATATTCTCATCATTTATCTGCCAATGCAGCAAAAAGCCTAAACCAAATGACCGATGACGAGCTGTGGACATGGTGGCTGTCGCTTGATGATGAGTGGCGATTTTTTTTGTTAAGACAGGGGTTGGAATTAAAATTATGGAAAAATAATAAAAGGGTTTTTGATGAAAAATATGATTATCAAGCGGAATTTGATTGGCTGGATAAATCATTGGTTTTTGAGTGTGTTAAGGAAATAGTAAGTTTAACCAAACTTAATTTAGAGCGTAACCAAATCCAAGACATTTCAGCATTGGTAGGCTTAACCAATTTAACCGAGCTTTATTTATGGGGCAATCAAATCCGAGATATTTTGGCGTTGAAAAGTTTAATAAGCTTAACTGAACTTGATTTATCATACAACCAAATCCAAAATATTTTACCTTTGGCGAATTTAACCGAGCTTGATTTATTAGAAAACCAGATACAAGATATTTCAGTATTGGCTAAATTGACCAATTTAAACGTTCTTAATTTAGAGAGTAACCAAATTCAAGATATTTCTTCTTTAAATAATTTGACTGATTTAAACATTATTGATTTACGCAATAACCAAATCCAAGACATTTTATTTTTGGAAAATTTAACAAATTTAACCAGTCTTGATTTGGGAGATAATAAAATTAACAATATCTCGGCATTGAAAAATTTAACCAATCTAACTTGGCTTGACATATGGGGTAATCAAATTCAAGACATCTCTGCTTTGGCAAGTTTAACCAATTTAACAGTGCTTGGTTTGGAAAGTAACCAAATCCAAGACATTGCTATTTTGGCAAATTTGAAAAATCTGAGTAAAATTTATTTAACCAATAATCCAATTAATCCGGCAGATATTGAAAAATTACGCCAACAATTGCCAAATTGTGATATTGTGTTTTGAGATAGAATAGGAAATTTGCCTTATAATAGACTAACCCGCCACCACAAACCGCCCACGCTCATCAAAAAACCGCCGAACCACCAGCACCGCCGACAGCGTACACGACAGCGTACTGCCCGCACAGATAAAAAACATGGTAACAATCTGATAGCGTACCGCCTGCGTGGGGTCAGCCCCTGCCAATATTTGCCCTGTCATCATACCGGGTAGGCTCACCAGTCCGACCACGAGCATGGAATTGACGGTTGGGGTCAAGCCATTTAGCACCGCCGATTTGACAAGCTCATGCACCGCTTCAAAGGGGGTAGCCGACAGCGATAGGCGAGATTTGATAAGGGCTTGCTTGTCGTGCATGGCGTTTACAAGTTCGTTGGTTGTCAAGGATATGGCGGTCAAAGAATTGCCCAAAATCAGCCCCAAAATCGGTATGATGTACTGGGGGCGATACCAAGGCGACACCTTTAAAATCAATATCATGGCAATCAGCGTAACCACGCCTGCGGCAACCGACAGCGAGATGATGCTATCAGATAATAAGCCCTTGTAGGGGCGTTTGACCCGACCTTTTGCCGAGACGCTGGCAATGAGTGTCATCACGGTTAAAATCGCAAGTACCTGCCACGCACTCTCACGAGCGAATACCCACGCCAAAATCAGCCCAATCATGGACAACTGCACGACCGTCCGCACCCCTGCCATGATGAGCGTACCTGTTAAGCTAAGTCGCAGGTATGCCGACACGCCTATCGTGATAAGTAGTAAGGTGCTGGCTAAGGCGATGTCGGTTAGGGTAAGTGTGATTGCCATAATGTATAAGTTATTGATTTAAATTGATATTTTATTATTTGTAGATGTAGGGGCGAATTGCAATTCGCCCAAATCTACATTAATCTTAAAATCTTGTTATTGCCAATTTACACCGCCAACATACCATTATCCATACGCCACAAATCCGCCCCCAACACCTGTTGTTCGCTTGGCGTGTGCGTAACCCAAATCAGGGCTTTGTGGTTGTCATGCCAATCTAGCACGAGTCTCATGAGCAAATTTGCCGTCTCATCATCAAGGGCGGACGTGGTTTCATCAAATAGGGCGAGCGTTGGGTTAAATTGCAACGTCCGCAAAAAACTCACGATTTGGCGTTCACCCCCTGATAGCTCGTGGATGGATTGGTTGATAAAATTGTCATGTTTGCCGAGCGTGGTAAGTTGTTGTAAATGCCAGTCTTTATCAAATTTTTTGTTTTGATGATGTTTAAAGCCAAAGGGGGCGGTTAGGTTATCTAGTACTGTGCCGTCCGATAGGCTAGGCGTTTGATGAAATAGGGCAACGGCAGTGCGGTAATCAGGTGGGGAGATTTGGCTAAGGGGTGTTAATTTTCCATTTTTATTTAACATAATCCTATCAGTAACGGCATTATCCAAAGGCAACAAATCGGCTAGGGCTTGTAATAATATCGATTTGCCAGAGCCTGACCGACCGACCAGAGCGACTTTTTGCCCGTAATGTAAGGCAAAAGACACGTTATCAAGCAAGGTACGGTCTGGGGTGTGGTAGGATAGGGCGGTGGCGGTGAGTAAGGACATGATGTGGCGTGTTTGGGGTGGGGATTTATTATATTAGATTTGCCGATGGCATTGCCAAAAACCGCCTGCCCTTGATAGATTGATAAGTTTGATGAGTGGGGCAGACGGCTTGGTGTGGGATTTTATTTTTTGGTGGGTCGCTTACTTACATCCTTATGCTCGTCAGTCTCATATAACGCCCCTGCACGTCCCACGATGAGCGGGTCGATGTTGCCAATCTGTGAGTCGTCTTTGTCGGCATAGTCCAGCTTGTTTAGGACATAACGCATGGCGTTGAGTCTGGCACGCTTTTTACAGTCGGATTTGACGACAATCCATGGCGATTCGCTCGTGTCGGTCTCAAAGAACATCGCTTCTTTGGCGATGGTGTAGTCATCCCATTTGTCAAGGGACGCTTTGTCCACAGGCGAGAGCTTCCACTGTTTTAGGGGGTCATGCTCACGGCGAGAGAAACGCACTTTTTGTTCTTCACGACTTACCGAGAACCAAAACTTGATGAGCGTAATGCCCGACTGAGTCAGGTGTTTTTCAAAGGCAGGCACCTGCTCCATAAAGGTGTGATATTCATCATCACTGCAAAAGCCCATGACGCGCTCGACCACAGCACGGTTATACCATGAACGGTCATACAGCACTATCTCGCCTGCGGTGGGCAGGGTCTGCACATAACGCTGAAAATACCATTGCCCATGTTCGGTCTCGGTCGGCTTTTCTAGGGCGACAACCCTAGCACCACGGGGGTTTAGGTGTTCCATAAAGCGTTTGATGGTACCGCCTTTACCAGCGGCGTCACGTCCTTCAAAAAGGATGACGATTTTTTGTCCTGTTTCTTTGACGTGGCGTTGTAGTTTTAGAAGTTCGATTTGTAATTTGTACTTTTGGGCTTCGTAGTTTTTACGGCTCATGCGATGTTTATAAGGATAACCGCCTTCACGCCAGTTGGGAGCAAGTTCGGTATCTTTGGATTTGCTCGCACCCAGCTCGCTACTTAGTTGATGAGCGACGTTGGTGGCAGGTAGGTACTCCGCCAAGCGAACTCCAATTTGGGTCAAATCATCAGCACTGGCGTGTTCAACCAACTCTTCTAAGCGAGAGAGTGTGTCAGAGAATTCATCACGAAATTTGGTGGTGGACTGCTTTTTTGGGGCGGTTGCCATGGCACATACTCCTAATAAAAATGTGGTTTTGTTTTATATTAACATAACGGTAATATTTTGGCAATATAATACATCCATTTGTTTTTGACTTTTTATGATGGGTTTATTTAAACAGCTGTGATTATCAATTAACTGCTTATTATCAACTTTGTATAAGTGATTTGTTTATTAAGGGCGAATAAATTGTCCCTATAACCCAAAAATCACTATTGGGCAATCAATAAGTTGCCATTTTAAGTTGATATTGAAGTATTAATCATAATTTTAAATTAGTTTGTCAAGACAAAGGATGAATTTCTTTGAATTAATTTTTTTATCAAAGAAATTTAGCTTTACCAACCAATTTTTAAAATAATTAACATCATTTGCCAAATCATACCAAGCCTAACTCACGCCCGAACCTAATAATCTGCTTTCGCCATTAGCGATTTTTTTGACGTGGATTTGGGTGGGAATGCGTTCTTTTAATGATTGGACGTGTGAGATAATTCCTATCATCTTACCTGTATCTTTTAATGATGATAATACCGATAACGCAATGTCCAATATCTCATCATCTAATGTGCCAAAACCTTCATCTAAAAACAATGAGTTAATACTGACATTCTCACTGCTCATTTGTGATAAGCCCATTGCCAATGCCAATGACACAATAAAACTCTCGCCCCCTGAGAGATTTTTGGTGCTACGAATCTCACTGCCTTGGGCGGTGTCGATGACATTTATCTCTAAAAGGCTTTTGTTTATCTTATCATCGCCATGGGTTAGGACGTAGCGACTGTCCATTTTACTAAGGACGTCATTGGCGTGATGGAGCATAAGCTCTAAGGTCAGCCCTTGGACGAAATTGCGGTATTTTATGCCTTCTTTGGAACCGATGAGTTCATCGAGCTTTGCCCATACCAGTAAATCCTGCTGTTTTTGACTGATTAAATTCATCAAAGAACCGTGCTTTTCTCTACTGTCCTTGGCATTTACAAATAGCTGTTTTTGCTCACCAAAGGCGGTTAGCTGTGCATAATGACGGCTTTGTAATTGCTCTTTGTGGTGTTTTAATTCATCCAATGTCATGTTTTGCGGTTTGTCATTTGTTGTATTGGGTTCATGTTGTTTATCCATGTCTTTTAAAATATCTGCCAAAACTTTATCATTAGGCTTGGTAGTCATGATGTCATCTAGCTTATGCTCCCAATAGTTAAGATTATCACGGGCTTGTTTTAAGGCATAATGCAGGTTTTGCTCGGTTTGTGCTAATGCCAAGCGTTCATCATTATCCATACATGCCGATAAA
This Moraxella sp. K1664 DNA region includes the following protein-coding sequences:
- a CDS encoding ATP-binding protein, translated to MNLPNELLALGADFLQKANQFLSERTTQSIHLDPDVLAYRWVGGQRGTLVPVDVHLAITLDDLHGIDTQKDKIIQNTRQFLANLPANHVLMTGTRGAGKSSLVRALLHAHHQDGLRVIEVARDDLQMLDKIRHAIKASDNHCRYIIYCDDLAFNGHDENCRTLKSVLDGALDSEQDRLLIYATSNRRHLLPQLMKDNVSIYNGQTDEVNPYETIDETVSLSDRFGLWISFSPMNQETYLDIVAYYLAREDMAFDEMVRGEALKWASTRGGRSGRVAYQFSRHWIGSRLLEHGSVDGVTHE
- the fetB gene encoding iron export ABC transporter permease subunit FetB — its product is MAITLTLTDIALASTLLLITIGVSAYLRLSLTGTLIMAGVRTVVQLSMIGLILAWVFARESAWQVLAILTVMTLIASVSAKGRVKRPYKGLLSDSIISLSVAAGVVTLIAMILILKVSPWYRPQYIIPILGLILGNSLTAISLTTNELVNAMHDKQALIKSRLSLSATPFEAVHELVKSAVLNGLTPTVNSMLVVGLVSLPGMMTGQILAGADPTQAVRYQIVTMFFICAGSTLSCTLSAVLVVRRFFDERGRFVVAG
- a CDS encoding ATP-binding cassette domain-containing protein; amino-acid sequence: MSLLTATALSYHTPDRTLLDNVSFALHYGQKVALVGRSGSGKSILLQALADLLPLDNAVTDRIMLNKNGKLTPLSQISPPDYRTAVALFHQTPSLSDGTVLDNLTAPFGFKHHQNKKFDKDWHLQQLTTLGKHDNFINQSIHELSGGERQIVSFLRTLQFNPTLALFDETTSALDDETANLLMRLVLDWHDNHKALIWVTHTPSEQQVLGADLWRMDNGMLAV
- the ppk2 gene encoding polyphosphate kinase 2 — protein: MATAPKKQSTTKFRDEFSDTLSRLEELVEHASADDLTQIGVRLAEYLPATNVAHQLSSELGASKSKDTELAPNWREGGYPYKHRMSRKNYEAQKYKLQIELLKLQRHVKETGQKIVILFEGRDAAGKGGTIKRFMEHLNPRGARVVALEKPTETEHGQWYFQRYVQTLPTAGEIVLYDRSWYNRAVVERVMGFCSDDEYHTFMEQVPAFEKHLTQSGITLIKFWFSVSREEQKVRFSRREHDPLKQWKLSPVDKASLDKWDDYTIAKEAMFFETDTSESPWIVVKSDCKKRARLNAMRYVLNKLDYADKDDSQIGNIDPLIVGRAGALYETDEHKDVSKRPTKK
- a CDS encoding leucine-rich repeat domain-containing protein, with product MTHALYSHHLSANAAKSLNQMTDDELWTWWLSLDDEWRFFLLRQGLELKLWKNNKRVFDEKYDYQAEFDWLDKSLVFECVKEIVSLTKLNLERNQIQDISALVGLTNLTELYLWGNQIRDILALKSLISLTELDLSYNQIQNILPLANLTELDLLENQIQDISVLAKLTNLNVLNLESNQIQDISSLNNLTDLNIIDLRNNQIQDILFLENLTNLTSLDLGDNKINNISALKNLTNLTWLDIWGNQIQDISALASLTNLTVLGLESNQIQDIAILANLKNLSKIYLTNNPINPADIEKLRQQLPNCDIVF